The stretch of DNA TTTGAAGGCAAAGGGCTATGAAGTCTTTTTGCATGAAGACGAGTACGACCATCCGCAATTATTGGTCACACCGCCGGGTGTGGATGAAGACGACCCATCCAAACGTTTCGCCATGCGCCTGATGAATTGTGTTGAGGGTGAAGAGAATTTCCTGATCCGGGCTTGTGCGGGCTATGAATACTGGTCCTATCAGCGCCCTGGCTTTCCCATCAAACAAAAAACGTTTGACGACTGGAACCTCAAAGTCGGACATGCACGCGGCTTTCGCGATGACGAGTTCACGTACCTGTCTTGGTATGTGCACGTGGGCGGCGGCTTTTCTTGGGACAACATCGACGCACAGTTAGAGCTCTGGCAAAACCAGCAAGAGCTCTACAAAGATCACTTAGATGAGTCGGTTATGGACTAACCTCTACATCAATATCCCAACAAAGCAGCCCGTCAGGCATGTGGCGATGGTGCCGGCCAGTATCGATTTCATGCCGAGCGCGACGATCTCGGAACGGCGCTCGGGAACCATGGTGGTTAAGCCGCCCAACATGATGCCTAGGCTGCCGAAGTTGGCAAAGCCGCACATGGCATAAGTCATGATCAGTTTGGAACGCTCTGACAAAGCGCCGTCAGGCAGGCCTTTCATCTGCAGATACGCAATCAGTTCGTTCAGCACCGTTTTGGTGCCCATGAGCGAACCCGCCGTGGTGGCTTCCGTCCACGGTACGCCCATCAGCCAAACCACCGGCGCCATAACCCAACCCAACAGGCGTTCCAAGGACAAGGCGCTGCCCATCATGTCGGGGAGAAGGCCCAGGATGGAATTGACTAAGCTCACCAAAGCGACAAATACAATCAGCATGGCGACAACGTTGATCAACAAGCCAACACCGTCCAAGGTGCCGCGCGTGATGGCGTCCATGGAGCTGTGTGACGGAGACGGATTAACGACTTCGCCTTCGGTTTGTACACCATCGTCCGGGATCATCAGTTTGGCGACCATAATGGCGGCAGGCGCGCTGATGATGGAGGCGCTCAGAATGTGGCCCATGGCCCCGTCAATGACACCTGTCAAAAAGGTTGCGTAGAGAACCATCACGGTGCCCGCGATGGTCGCCATGCCACACGTCATGACCATGAACAGCTCTGAACGTGTCAAACGCTCCAAATAGGGGCGGATGAACAGCGGGGCTTCGATCATGCCGACAAATACGTTGGCGGCCGCGCTGACACTCACCGCGCCACCGACGCCCATTGATTTTTGCAAAACGATGGAAAAGCCCTGCACGATTTTGGGCAAGATGCCCCAATAAAACAGCAAGGCCGAGAGGGCGCTGGTCATCAAAATCAGCGGCAAGGCCTGAAATGCCAAGACGAACGAAGCGCCGGGGAAGGGTTCTTCGAACGGTAAATCGCCGCCCCCCAAATAACCGAACGCAAAGGAGGTTCCGGCCTTGGTCGCATCCTGCAACGCCAAAACACCGTCGTTGAGAACCATAAACAGCTGCTGCGTGAAGGGCATTTTTAAGAGAATCAGCGCGAGCACCAACTGTACGGTCAAGCCCACAAGGGCAACGCGAGCGGCGGAAGATTGGCGGTTTTCACTGATCAACCAGGCAAATCCGGTCAAAACGACCAATCCGACGAGGCTTTGTGCGATTTCCATGGTTTCCCCCTAAGGAATTCAAAACAGGGAGACTTTAGCTGATATGGGTAGACTTATGAACATTTTTGACCGTGAATTCCATGCGCTTAATCGGATAGCACTATTGTATGTGTAATTAGAATCGTTAAAACTATAGTATTAAGGGAACAGAAGGTTGCCTTCCTCAATCCTCAGGAGGGCGCATTGGGCGTTCAGTCAAAACCATCTGGCAAGTCCGTTTCTGGAAACGGACTAAAATTTCTTATTGTCGATGACGATGCCTATTATGCTGACCAAATGCGTCATCAGGTGGTGAAGGCGTGTGGTACGTCTTCTACTGTTTATGTGTCTGAAACCATTGAAATGGCGCAGCATATGCTCGAGCGCCATAGCTTCGATGTGTGCTTGCTGAGTTACGCGCTGGCTGAAGATGTCGGCCTCGACAGTCCTGTGATTGCGCGCATGCCCAAACTCATGACGGCTTTGATTTTTATCGCCGACCGCCCCTGCAAAACGGCGGCGCTGCGCGCATTGAGCTTTGGCGCGAAGGATTTCATCGTTAAGTCCCACATGTCGGACTTTGACGTGGCAAAAAGTGTTTCCTATGCGCTTTATTGGAAATGTCGCGAGATCGAGCTGGAAGCCAAAATCATGCGCGATCAGGTCACAGGCCTGTCCACCACGCCCATGTTCGACGAACACTTGCGCCAGTCCTTAGCGCTGGCGAAGCGCAATCGTGAAAAGGTTGGGGTGTTGATGATCGGTATCGAAGGTATGGACGCGGTTCAAGAAGACTATGGGGCTAAAGTTGGCGATATGGTTCTTCGCCAAGTGGGCGAGCGGATTTCCACACAAGTTCGCGGCACCGATGTGGTGGCGCGGGTCAACGATCATGAGTTCGCCGCCATTCTCACCAAGGTGGCATCGCCCAAGGTGGTCAATGTGTTGTCCGGCAAAATGGCGGGGCTGATTTCATCCAAGCCTTATAAAGTCAATGGCTATACCCTGAAGATCGGCGCCTCCGTCGGCGCGTCCACATTCCCCGATGACAGTGAAACCCTGGAAACGTTGAAGTCCTATGCGAAAAAAACGCTGACCCAGGCCCAGTCACGCAAGACGCAAGACAAAGAAGCCTTCCGCCCGTTTGCGTATTATTCGTGATGTTATAGATCACGCTTTTCTGTTGCTCTTTAACGCGTTACGCCCGTACAATCATCGCGATTTGATGACACTTTTTGCGTGTTTTGTATGTCTGCTGCACAAAATCCTGTTTCTAATTTGATTTCAGCTGAATTAAGTCAAGCTCAAAAGACGGTTTCGGGCTTTGAGTTATTGGCGGAAGTATTATGCGGGTTTCAAACCATAGACAAATGGTACGGGACCTGGGAATACGCCGTGCGGGAAGGCCGTTTAGAAGTCCAGATGGACAACTGCACAATGACGGCACGCTCCGAAGCTTTAACGCCCACAATCGATATGTCTCCTGTGACCAGCGTCAAGGTGGCTTCCAAAAAGGGCGGCAAAAAGAACAAGTCAGCAGAAGTCACTGGTGAGCTGTCAAAAGAGAAATCGAAAAAGACGAAAAAGGCTTCTGGAAAAGTCGCTATGTCTGGCGAAACCAATCACGAAGATGGGCTGGACAAAACCTACGAGATTATAGACTACCACATCAAACCGTTCGGTCCATTGGCCCAGCCGAAATGGTCCATTTACGCGTTGGATCATGAAAATCACCTTGAAGGTAAGGTCATTGCCAATTCCCTAGGGACGGTTGAATTGAACGAAGGTGCGTGGCGCTTGTCGTTGTCGTTTTCCTACTGGACCAAAGATATCCAATTTACCAAAGAATCTTGGCCCGATAGCCTATCGGCCAACAAGAGAAAATTTTTGCGTTTGTTGCTTCTTGGGAAAGGGCGTCAAAACATTGAACTCGCACGTATAGGACAGGACGCACAATGACGGTCAAAAAAGGGGGGGAGGACGCCCTCCTGGACAAACAGATCAAAGCCGTTTTGGATCATGGCACCGACACCTTTGTTGAATTGGTTGAAGTCGGTGGCTTAAATCCCAAAACCGATTTTGTTGGCGCGGACCTGACGGACATGGACATGCGCGGAGCCGACCTCAGAGGCTTCGACTTTTCCCACGCCGATTTGACAGGCACGGATTTGAGAGGGGCACAATTCGATGCTGCCAAATGGGTTGGTGTGGATTTGTCCCAGGCCATTACGGACAAGGCGGAAGCAACAGACGATGCATCGAAGGAAGGCTCGGCAAGTTCCTCTTTAGAAATGGAAAACGCTTCCCCACAGTGGGAGCAAACAATGTCTACTCCAGCTCAACCGTTGACGGGAAAAAGTGATGATGGCATTGACGCCTTAGGGCTCTATCTCGACGCGTTGAGAGAGGTCCGCGCCAGCAAAGCTGCAACCAAAGAACGTTCATACATTCGGGCCTTGCAAGAGCTGTTCAGCGCCCTGGGAGAGGTGTTGAGCCCCTCGGTACGCTGTATCGCTGAGCTCAAAAACCTCGGTGCAGGGCACCCGGATTTGGGGTTCTTTACGGCTCCTCAACTGCGCGATTTCGATGTTGATGAGGCCCTCGACGGCCAGCTTCCTGAACGCGGCGTGGTGGAGGTCAAAAGCTTGGGCCACAGTGTGGACGAATTGGCGCGCTCCGATCAGGTGACGAAGTATTTCGATCGGTACGGCTTGGTCGTGTGCACCAATATGCGTCAGTTCGTTTTGGTGGGGCGCGATGCCTTAGGGCGTCGGGTGAATCTGGAACGGTTCGATCTCGCGTCGAGCGAAGAAGAGTTTTGGGATATGGCGGCCAAGCCCAGCGCCGTTGAAGCGGGGTTGCGCATTCGCTTTAAGGAATTCGTCAAACGCATTTTGCTCCACAACGCGACACTCACACGCCCGCAAGACGTCGCGTGGTTTTTGGCGTCTTACGCCCGCGACGCGTTGGCACGCATTGAAAGCCGTGACGAGCCCGCTCAATTAACTCCCGTGCGCGAAGCTTTAGAAGGGGCTTTGGGGATGAGATTCGAAGGTGATAAGGGCGATCATTTCTTCCATTCTACCTTTGTGCAAACGTTGTTTTATGGACTGTTTTCCGCTTGGGTGGTGTGGTCGCGCAAGCCTGCATCGTCGCGCGGTGACTTCACCCATCAATCGGCTGCGGGGGAGCTGAAACTCCCGGTTCTGCAAGCCTTGTTTTATCAAGCGTGTATGCCCGGTGCCTTGGGCGCGTTGAATCTGCATGAAATCATGGAATGGGCGTCCATGGCGTTGTTGCGCATTGATGCAAAGGCGTTTTATTCGGGCTTTCGCACAGACCATGCCGTTCAATATTTTTACGAACCGTTTTTGGAAGCCTTCGACCCTGGTCTGCGTAAGGACTTGGGCGTTTGGTACACCCCCACAGAAGTGGTGGACTATCAGGTGGAGCGTGTCGATCAGGCGTTGCGTGAAGAGCTTGGTATCGAAGACGGCTTAGCCGACGAAAACGTGTTGATCTTGGACCCGTGTACGGGCACGGGGTCGTATCTGCTTGGCGTGTTGAAACGCATCGAAAAGACTTTGCGGGCCAAGGGCAATGACGCGTTGATTGGTGAAGACCTCAAAAAAGCAGCGTTGGAACGCCTTTACGGATTTGAAATCATGCCCGCACCGCTGGTTGTCGCGCACGTGCAAATCGGCATGTATTTGGAAAACCTCGGCGTGGAGCTCGGTTGGAAACACACCTGGTATGGCGGCGAGTTCGAACGGCCCAAAGTGTACTTTACCAACGCGCTGACGGACTGGGGAGAGCCCGACCCGCAAGCCCCGCACTTGCCGTATCCCGAGTTGGAAAACGAACGCGACGATGCCCGCGAAGTCAAACGCGACAAGCGCATTCTCGTGATCATCGGCAACCCGCCCTACAACGCCTATGCCGGAACAACCACGACGGAAGAAGGCGATCTGGTCGAGGTCTACAAGGAAGGCCTTGCCAAAAAATGGGGCGTTAAAAAATACAATCTGGATGAACTGTATGTGCGGTTTTTCCGCATGGCGGAACGCAAAATCGCGGAGATGAACGGCGAGGGGGTTGTCAGCTTCATCTCCAACTTCTCCTACTTAGGCGGCGCGTCGTTCACGGTGATGCGCGAGCGTCTCATGACAGGGTTCGACCGCATGTGGTTCGATTGCCTGAACGGCGACAGCCGCGAAACCGGCAAGACGACACCGGACGGCACACCGGATCCGTCGATCTTTTCGACCGAATTCAACAAAGAAGGCATCCGCGTCGGCACCGCCATCGGCACGCTGGTGCGCAAACAAACGCGCGAAGAGAAGCCGTCGGTCCACTTCCGCCACTTCTGGGGCACAGACAAACGGCGCGAGCTGATGGAGAGCTTGGATGTGGACAGCGAGCTGAATACGCCAGAGTACGAGGCGGTTTCGCCAACGAAAGACAACCGTTTTTCCTTCCGTCCGTTGAATATCTCACCTGATTACTTGAATTGGCCGAAGGTGACAGATTTGTGTGCTGAGCCGCCCAGCAATGGTTTGATGGAAAAACGTAGTGGGGCTTTGATCGACATTGAGCCAGACCGTCTAAAAGCACGCATGAAATTATATTACGACCAAGAGGTGTCGTGGCTTGATCTTGAAGCATTGGAAACGGGACTGACGAAAAAAGCCGCACGGTTCGATCCTCAAAAGACACGCGAGAAAGTACTTGCTGGAGAATCTTATAATCCTGATCACTTGCGTCCATATATCGTTAGGCCGTTTGATACGCGATGGTGCTATTACTCTTCAATCAGACCTCTCTGGAATGAGCCTCGCCCTAAACATTGGGAACAAAATTGGAAGGGGAATTCTTTTTTTATCAGTCGGGTTGGAGCCTCTGTGAAAAATGAGGGGGTTCCATTCTTTTTTTCGAATGCATTAACAGATGATCACCTCCTTTCTCCTGATGCGGCATGCTTCCCGCTTTTCCTTCGCAATAAGATTGTGTCAGAAAAGGCTTCAGTGGATGCACCTGATATGTTGGATGCAATGGGCGCAGATTCTGTGGCAGGATCATTCATAGAAACAGAAAATTTGTCAGAATCAGCAAGATCCTTTCTCAAGAGAATTGGATGGGAAAATTCTGATGACGACATTGAGCTGGCAGAAAGAATTTGGCACCATGCCTTAGCTATAGGGTATTCCCCTTTGTATTTGTTGGAAAACGAAGATGGTGTGAAAACGGATTGGCCCCGCATACCTTTTCCAGACAGTTTTGAGGCCTTGCGATTATCGGCTGGGCTCGGCACGCAAGTATCCATATTGTTAGACACAGGTAGAAAGCGGCCTTCACTTTATTACGAGAAATCAATTGGCCCCTTTATACTTAGCGGTTGGGGGAAATTAAAAGCCGATGATCTTAAGGTCACAGCAAAATGGGGGCGTCATCAACAAGGTGGTGTCATGCCGGGGCGTGGGGACGTTCGTCCTTCGTCGTGGCTTGATGGTGTCGCCGACAAGCTCGAACAGGATCATGGTGAGGGTGTGTATGACCTTCTCGGGCATGACTGCGTCAACATCCACCTCAACGACACCGCCTATTGGGCAAACGTTCCCACGAAGGTTTGGGAGTACCGCATCGGCGGCTATCAGGTGTTGAAAAAGTGGCTTAGCTATCGTGAACTGGACATTTTGGGGCGTCCCATCACCACCGCAGAAGCCCGGTATTTCACGGACGTGGTTCAGCGCTTGACGCGCTTGTGTTTGATGGAGCCCGAACTTGACGAGAACTACAAGCAGTGTCGCGACAATGCGTATGCGTGGCCGAAGTCTGAGGAGTGAATAAGCCATGAATCCAGCCAGGCTGTGCTTGACGCAGGCAATTCTGGATGGCTTCGCTGACGCTCGCCATGACGGCCCACACCGTCATGCGCGGGCTTGACCCGCGTATCCACGTCTGAACGCCAAGAGCTTGTGCAAGGCAAAGACGTGGATGGCCGGGTCAAGCCCGGCCATGACGATAGAGGGGAGATGTTTGTCGCGCGCTAAACCGCCTTAGAATGCCGCCCGACACCCGACGGGAAGTCGGTGACGAACGCGCTCGCCATGACATATTTTATTTTGTTTTCAAAGTTTTAAGCCTGAATTCCTCCCGTCGCTCCTGCGTAGGCAGGAGCCTATGGGCTTTACGGCTTAAAGTCTCTCACGCTCACGCCTGAGCACCCGCCCATGGATTCCTGCCTGCGCAGGAATGACGGTGGAGAGAGGGGGAGCGCTTTGGCTAAACCGCCTTAGAATGCCGCGCTTCGCCGGCTGCGAAGTAGGTGTCGAAGGCGCTGGCGACCAGACGGATGAAGGGGCGGCCGTCGTCTTGGACGGTGATGGTGTTGCCGTCAATGGAACAAATGCCGTCTTCGACCAGTTCTGACAGCTTTGCCATGTCTTCGTCCAAGTCTGACACCTGCACGCCGTGCTCGACACACCGCGCGTGCAAATCGACCGTCAGGTTGCACATGATGTCTTCAATGATGTCACGGCGGAGCTTGTCGTCCGGGCTCAGTCCGATGCCTTTAATCGCCGGCAAAATACCGCTGTCGATGGCTTGGCGGTAGGCCTTTAAGGGCCGTTCGTTTTGCACGTAACCT from Magnetovibrio sp. PR-2 encodes:
- a CDS encoding NupC/NupG family nucleoside CNT transporter, with the translated sequence MEIAQSLVGLVVLTGFAWLISENRQSSAARVALVGLTVQLVLALILLKMPFTQQLFMVLNDGVLALQDATKAGTSFAFGYLGGGDLPFEEPFPGASFVLAFQALPLILMTSALSALLFYWGILPKIVQGFSIVLQKSMGVGGAVSVSAAANVFVGMIEAPLFIRPYLERLTRSELFMVMTCGMATIAGTVMVLYATFLTGVIDGAMGHILSASIISAPAAIMVAKLMIPDDGVQTEGEVVNPSPSHSSMDAITRGTLDGVGLLINVVAMLIVFVALVSLVNSILGLLPDMMGSALSLERLLGWVMAPVVWLMGVPWTEATTAGSLMGTKTVLNELIAYLQMKGLPDGALSERSKLIMTYAMCGFANFGSLGIMLGGLTTMVPERRSEIVALGMKSILAGTIATCLTGCFVGILM
- a CDS encoding diguanylate cyclase, encoding MGVQSKPSGKSVSGNGLKFLIVDDDAYYADQMRHQVVKACGTSSTVYVSETIEMAQHMLERHSFDVCLLSYALAEDVGLDSPVIARMPKLMTALIFIADRPCKTAALRALSFGAKDFIVKSHMSDFDVAKSVSYALYWKCREIELEAKIMRDQVTGLSTTPMFDEHLRQSLALAKRNREKVGVLMIGIEGMDAVQEDYGAKVGDMVLRQVGERISTQVRGTDVVARVNDHEFAAILTKVASPKVVNVLSGKMAGLISSKPYKVNGYTLKIGASVGASTFPDDSETLETLKSYAKKTLTQAQSRKTQDKEAFRPFAYYS
- a CDS encoding type ISP restriction/modification enzyme; the protein is MTVKKGGEDALLDKQIKAVLDHGTDTFVELVEVGGLNPKTDFVGADLTDMDMRGADLRGFDFSHADLTGTDLRGAQFDAAKWVGVDLSQAITDKAEATDDASKEGSASSSLEMENASPQWEQTMSTPAQPLTGKSDDGIDALGLYLDALREVRASKAATKERSYIRALQELFSALGEVLSPSVRCIAELKNLGAGHPDLGFFTAPQLRDFDVDEALDGQLPERGVVEVKSLGHSVDELARSDQVTKYFDRYGLVVCTNMRQFVLVGRDALGRRVNLERFDLASSEEEFWDMAAKPSAVEAGLRIRFKEFVKRILLHNATLTRPQDVAWFLASYARDALARIESRDEPAQLTPVREALEGALGMRFEGDKGDHFFHSTFVQTLFYGLFSAWVVWSRKPASSRGDFTHQSAAGELKLPVLQALFYQACMPGALGALNLHEIMEWASMALLRIDAKAFYSGFRTDHAVQYFYEPFLEAFDPGLRKDLGVWYTPTEVVDYQVERVDQALREELGIEDGLADENVLILDPCTGTGSYLLGVLKRIEKTLRAKGNDALIGEDLKKAALERLYGFEIMPAPLVVAHVQIGMYLENLGVELGWKHTWYGGEFERPKVYFTNALTDWGEPDPQAPHLPYPELENERDDAREVKRDKRILVIIGNPPYNAYAGTTTTEEGDLVEVYKEGLAKKWGVKKYNLDELYVRFFRMAERKIAEMNGEGVVSFISNFSYLGGASFTVMRERLMTGFDRMWFDCLNGDSRETGKTTPDGTPDPSIFSTEFNKEGIRVGTAIGTLVRKQTREEKPSVHFRHFWGTDKRRELMESLDVDSELNTPEYEAVSPTKDNRFSFRPLNISPDYLNWPKVTDLCAEPPSNGLMEKRSGALIDIEPDRLKARMKLYYDQEVSWLDLEALETGLTKKAARFDPQKTREKVLAGESYNPDHLRPYIVRPFDTRWCYYSSIRPLWNEPRPKHWEQNWKGNSFFISRVGASVKNEGVPFFFSNALTDDHLLSPDAACFPLFLRNKIVSEKASVDAPDMLDAMGADSVAGSFIETENLSESARSFLKRIGWENSDDDIELAERIWHHALAIGYSPLYLLENEDGVKTDWPRIPFPDSFEALRLSAGLGTQVSILLDTGRKRPSLYYEKSIGPFILSGWGKLKADDLKVTAKWGRHQQGGVMPGRGDVRPSSWLDGVADKLEQDHGEGVYDLLGHDCVNIHLNDTAYWANVPTKVWEYRIGGYQVLKKWLSYRELDILGRPITTAEARYFTDVVQRLTRLCLMEPELDENYKQCRDNAYAWPKSEE